A part of Azospirillum thermophilum genomic DNA contains:
- a CDS encoding protein-L-isoaspartate(D-aspartate) O-methyltransferase — protein sequence MTTNARRIRLLMALRRSGVTDTRVLGAIETIPRDAFVPDAFQDQAWEDTALPIDLGQTISQPLVVGLMTQALELGERQKVLEVGTGSGYQAAILSRLCRRVYSIERLKPLLDEANRRFQALRIHNITTRHGDGTRGWPELAPFERILVTAAGGPEPPKDLTDQLAVGGVMVIPLGGDYREQRVVRIRRTDTGLTREDLWPVRFVPLLSDPPAEASPPERPA from the coding sequence GTGACGACGAACGCGCGCAGGATCCGTCTTCTGATGGCGCTTCGCCGGTCCGGCGTGACCGACACGAGGGTTCTCGGCGCCATAGAGACGATCCCGCGCGACGCGTTCGTTCCCGACGCCTTCCAGGATCAGGCCTGGGAGGACACCGCCCTGCCCATCGACCTGGGCCAGACCATCAGCCAGCCGCTGGTGGTCGGGCTGATGACCCAGGCGCTGGAGCTGGGCGAGCGGCAGAAGGTGCTGGAGGTCGGCACCGGCTCCGGCTATCAGGCGGCCATTTTGTCGCGGCTGTGCCGCCGGGTCTATTCCATCGAGCGGCTGAAGCCGCTGCTGGACGAGGCGAACCGCCGTTTCCAGGCACTGCGCATCCACAACATCACCACGCGGCACGGCGACGGGACCAGGGGGTGGCCGGAGCTGGCGCCCTTCGAGCGCATACTGGTCACCGCCGCCGGTGGCCCGGAGCCGCCAAAGGACTTGACGGATCAGCTCGCGGTTGGTGGTGTCATGGTCATTCCGCTGGGTGGGGATTATCGCGAACAGCGTGTGGTCCGCATCCGCCGCACCGACACTGGCTTGACCCGGGAGGATCTGTGGCCCGTCCGTTTCGTTCCCCTGCTGTCC